TGGACTCCGTGGGTAGTGGTTGTACTGGTGTGAACCCAGTTGATGGTTCTGTTTGGACTGTCCACAGATGTCTTCCACTGGTCCTGTCTTAATGACCTGTCCTCGCGGCTGCCCGTCCACACGGCGCCGGCCGGATACCAGTGTCCCAGCTGTCAGGGCCCGCTGTTCCCGCCCCCCAACTTGGCCAGTCCAATCGCAGACGTCCTCCGAGAGCAGCTGTCGTCGGTGAACTGGGCCAGAGCCGGGCTAGGGCTGCCCCTGGTAAGGACTGTGTTGTTCTGGTGTTGAAGGGATGTGGACGGATGTGACGGAGCGTTGACCAATGTGACCTGTGACAGATGGAAGAACCAATGGGGGTCCCGGAGGAGGTGGGGCCTGCTGATGTCACCGACTACAACGACTGGTCCATGTTCGATGGTGAGTCTTTGAACATGGATGTGGTTATGGAGGGTGGTCTGGAAATGGGTTCAGTTCAGACTGAAGGGGACGTTTTGATCCAGGTATGTTTTTGTTCTCTTCTGATGCCACAGCCAGAGAATCACCTGAACTGTACCCAGGCCACGCCTACAGCCCAGGCCACGCCTACAGCCCTGGCCTCGGCCAATCGGCCGATTCCATCTCAGCTCCGGCACAGGATGACGTGGGCGGTGTCGGTCCAAATGGAGCCTCAGATCTGCAGGATCACACCGTCGTCAACTTCACCACACCCAACACCAGTGACACCCTCACCATACACACAGGTAACCATGGTAACCGTCAAGACAACCAGCACCTGTTTGAACGTCTTCAGTTAGTAAGAAAAGCTAAAAACTAATCAAGTCCATGTTAGCGTTGGACATTTGGACAttgagattgattgtattttcaggttcttaaagcagtgggagctatcgtttacagacaccgaaagacaaagaaaagagaaggagatggatccacaaatccaggaaaccaaacctatatctgtggatcctgtttggtgtcagctaacattcatttaagctgaatttttgggtccaatcagacctgaaatgacctattgttttggctaacgttccttcttagtgcagctcttggtttcatgatcagatctttcctggtttttgtcttcattttgtgattgtgaaccttgtgctcctacatgattagtaaactaactgaaactgaggccaacctagttttacaaatacagggaactggagaataaagctacgacggagtattaggaccacagaagaaaagaaaaacactgggcactaccagaagaaagtcagaaaatatggagataaaacctgtaattttatgagaataaagtcgaatacaaaaagaattacaatgttatgagaataaagtcgcagtcataaaaaaccctcataatttaactaaaatgtcattcgtttatgagattaaagtcgtcatattccaacaataaagccataatattatcagaataatgtgttaatttaaaaatatagaaaattaaaattgtaataaattaaaactatactcagatatttgacataaaagcagatcttttcataggcgtttttttcccctgaaagtgcggtaatcaaacacggttatcacaataattagaatttaaacgctaatactaaccgtctgcgattttaccgcgtttatcgttataccggtaatggttacatccctagtgtggtGGTGTGAGGTACGTACGGCAtggaacacccccacccccccatgtgTCCCATTCACATTCCTCATATACGACCATCTGGACCCAGGCccaggtctggttctgggtccacTTCAGACTGAGCGGCCGGTTCCAGGTCGTGGCCGATGAATGGGTGCGAGTCAAAGTGTTCAGAGCTTTGTCGAAGGTCTGATCCTTCATCTGAACGTTAATTCATCTGAATCTGTGACTGACTCATTCAAACTTGACTCTGTTGTTCTTCAATTCAGCTTCATCGCCAAGAAAAGTCTACGACACCCGTGACGCCGCTCGCAGCTCGGCCACGCACATCGACTTTGACGATGACAAATACCGGCGCCGCCCAGCGCTCGGCTGGTTCGCCCAGATCCTCAAGTCAGTACTGCGCTTGGAccggttgtggttctggttgtgcttgtggttgtggttgtggttgtggttctggttgtggttgtgcttgtggttctggttgtgggtCCATGGTCTGTGATCCATCTCTGTTGTGTTCTCTACAGGAACCGGACCGGGCCCAAACGGGCGTCTCTGTCCTGGAAGCAGCGGGTCTTCATGCTCCTCCTGGTCGGAGTTCTGGGATTCTTTACGTTGATCATCATTATGGCGAAACTGGGACGAGCCTCTGCTGGTTCTGACCCAAACTTAGACCCTCTCCTCAACCCCAACATCCGCGTTGGCAAATACTGATGTTCCATAGCGCCGGGCTGTAACTGGACTGTGGACCCTGTAGATCTGGGCCCAGCAGACCCCtgtggaccctttggccccctgTGGACCCGGGCCCATCAGACCCCTGTGGACCCCTGTGGACCTGGGCCCACCAGACCCCTGTAGACCCTGTGGACCCAGGCCCAGCAGACCCCTGTGGACCTGGGCCCAGTGGACCCATGTGGACCCGGGCCCAGTAGACCCCTGTCGACCTGGGCCCAGCGGACCCCTGTGGATCCTGTGGACCCAGGCCCAGCAGGGGACGCCATTCCTTCACCTCCACTCAACACAGAGCTGGTCACCATGGAAACCTGCGTGGTACTAGAGTCCATTAAACAGCACCGATGGGCCTGGGCCCGGTTCACACCAGAAACACCAAGAATCAGGAGACCCGACTGGAGAAGCCAGAACCGAGTCCAGTACCTGAGTCTGGGTCCGGTTCAGGAGACAGTGACTGGACCTTTGTCATGTATTCCATCTGAAATGGAGTCAAAATAAACCCTGTGGACGTGGAAGAACATCTGtatgtactgagcatgtgcaggaagGACATCTGtatgtactgagcatgtgcagtaaCCTTTGCACATTTATATCCTGATGACATGTAGAGGagaaggacccccccccccccccagcagatTCACTCATACACTGATTATTTATGGGCGTGTTCAcatgttctgtttgtctgttttcctCATGTTTGACTGGACATTAAACAGCAAAACGAAGCAGTGTGCCTTGAATCCTGTGGTTTTTACCCCTGGGCTGCAGGCATGGAgtggaccctgaccctgaccctaaccctgaccctgaccctgaccctgaccctaaccctgaccctgaccctgaccctaaccctgaccctgaccctgaccctgaccctgaccctgaccctaaccctgaccctgaccctgaccctgaccctaaccctaaccctaaccctgaccctaatcctgggttagggtcagggttagcccCACTGGAGTGGTAGGATAACCATAACCCAGagtagtggtgtgtgtgtggatggatggatggatggatggatagatggatagatagatagatagatagatagatagatagatagatagatagatagatagatagatagatagatagaatggtAAACTacactgtcattatttattaaacaataatgaaacagtgaaaataaaaactatagaaaaGACCAAACCAATGAACCCTGTTGGACCCACAGGTTCAGGACTTATAGATCAGCATTAGAAATAACAAACCGTTCATTTTCTAATTAATTTGAAATAATCACTGACTACAGGATTGTGTTTTTCATCGTTGTCATGGAAACCACTGAATTATTCTGTACAAAATAAGTATTTGATGGAAACAGATGGAATCAGATTATCGACACGAAAGGAAGGCGAAGGAATGGTGACATGAAGTCCCACAAAGAACGACACTGAAACCAACACTGAGTCAAGAGTtttattagagttagagttaaaatgtTAGAGTTAGAGAGTTAGCGTTaaagagttagagttaaagagttagagttaaagagttAGTTAGAGTTAAAGAGTTAGAGAGAGTTAAAGAGTTAGAGAGTTAAAATGTTAGCTTTAGAGAGTTaaagagttagagttaaagggttagagttagagttaaagggtTAGAGTTAAAGACttagagagttagagttaaaatgtTAGCTttagagagttagagttaaagggttagagttagagagttagagttaaagagttagagttagagagaGTTAAAGAGttagagagttagagttaaaatgtTAGCTTTAGAGAGTTaaagagttagagttaaagggtTAGAGTTAAAATGTTAGCTTTAGAGAGTTAAAGAGGtagttaaagagttaaaattaGAGAGTTAGAATTAGAGAGTTAAAGTTAAAGAGTTAGAGAGttagagagttagagttaaaatgtTAGCTTTAGAGAGTTaaagagttagagttaaagggttagagttagtgttcTTTATGCAGGGTACATGTCCAACTATTACAACAGTTaaggtggtctacagtctgaaggtggtctacagtctgaAGGGGGTCTACAGTCTAAAGGTGGTCTTGAGTTTAAAGGTGGTCTACAGTATAAAGGTGGCCTTGAGTTTAAAGGTAGTCTATAGTGTGAAGGTGGTCTACAGTTCAAAGGTGGTTTACAGTCTAAAGGTGGTCTACGGTTtaaaggtggtctacagtctaaAGGTGGTCTACAGTTTAAAGGTAGTCTACAGTCtgaaggtggtctacagtctaaAGGTGGTCTACAGCCCGAAGGTGGTTTACAGTTtaaaggtggtctacagtctgaAGGTGTTCTATAGTCTGGAGGTGGTCTACAGTTTAAAGGTGGTCTGCTGTCTAAAGGTGGTCTACAGTTtaaaggtggtctacagtctgaaggtggtctaca
The Sphaeramia orbicularis chromosome 14, fSphaOr1.1, whole genome shotgun sequence DNA segment above includes these coding regions:
- the LOC115433146 gene encoding LOW QUALITY PROTEIN: zinc finger protein-like 1 (The sequence of the model RefSeq protein was modified relative to this genomic sequence to represent the inferred CDS: inserted 1 base in 1 codon), which translates into the protein MGLCKCPKRKVTNLFCFEHRVNVCEHCXVSNHNKCIVQSYLQWLQDSDYNPNCALCDHPLNAQDTVRLVCYDVFHWSCLNDLSSRLPVHTAPAGYQCPSCQGPLFPPPNLASPIADVLREQLSSVNWARAGLGLPLMEEPMGVPEEVGPADVTDYNDWSMFDARESPELYPGHAYSPGHAYSPGLGQSADSISAPAQDDVGGVGPNGASDLQDHTVVNFTTPNTSDTLTIHTGNHASSPRKVYDTRDAARSSATHIDFDDDKYRRRPALGWFAQILKNRTGPKRASLSWKQRVFMLLLVGVLGFFTLIIIMAKLGRASAGSDPNLDPLLNPNIRVGKY